In a genomic window of Sporosarcina trichiuri:
- a CDS encoding saccharopine dehydrogenase family protein: MHAVVLGTGRIGTTVVRELAKFSAITTVTAVDGSQHMVDRCLEKADNPKVIGRTASLSSVGDLVDILEDADVAVGCLPHSLSLTAVRAAIASRCHLVDLVGSLFQEKLELDSEAREAGVTIVPGCGVAPGITNFLAAQGIELLDSADHAVMICGGIPRMPLPPLWYQVVFRLESVLGLYTKPAAAIRNDRIVEFPALSELESITFPYPVGACEAVITDAHSTAYTLLGKVKNLTEKTVRYPGHWSKMKVLAELGFLEDRPIEVEGIQTTPRKVSEQILAPQMVGESNEDVTVVRVEVFGMKDGRQTTHKWELVDNYDHQRGITSMAKTTALPAVIAAKWLAENRIPEKGVMPIESIAVRDRFDPFLDELKNLGITIDYQQSV, translated from the coding sequence ATGCATGCAGTGGTATTAGGCACCGGTAGGATCGGGACGACAGTCGTCAGGGAACTCGCGAAATTCAGTGCCATCACAACCGTGACAGCGGTGGATGGCAGTCAGCACATGGTCGACCGGTGTTTGGAAAAAGCGGACAATCCCAAGGTCATCGGTCGGACGGCATCTCTGTCATCGGTCGGCGATCTGGTCGACATCCTGGAAGATGCGGATGTAGCGGTCGGCTGCCTCCCGCATTCACTCAGCCTGACTGCCGTACGAGCCGCAATCGCGTCTCGCTGCCATCTGGTGGACCTGGTCGGTTCGCTGTTCCAAGAAAAGCTGGAGCTGGACAGCGAGGCGCGGGAAGCCGGCGTTACGATCGTCCCCGGCTGCGGGGTGGCGCCGGGCATCACGAACTTCCTGGCGGCTCAGGGTATCGAACTGCTTGACAGCGCAGATCATGCAGTCATGATCTGCGGAGGGATCCCGAGAATGCCGCTTCCCCCGCTATGGTACCAGGTCGTCTTCCGTCTCGAGAGCGTACTCGGACTCTACACAAAACCGGCAGCGGCGATCCGGAATGACCGAATCGTCGAATTCCCCGCCCTGTCGGAACTTGAGTCCATAACATTCCCTTACCCCGTCGGCGCCTGTGAAGCGGTTATCACGGATGCTCACAGCACGGCCTATACACTGCTTGGGAAAGTGAAGAATCTGACGGAAAAGACCGTCCGCTATCCGGGGCACTGGTCGAAGATGAAAGTGCTGGCTGAGCTCGGGTTCCTGGAAGACCGGCCGATCGAAGTGGAAGGAATACAGACCACTCCGCGGAAAGTCTCCGAGCAGATTTTGGCCCCCCAGATGGTCGGTGAGTCGAACGAAGATGTCACAGTCGTCCGGGTGGAAGTGTTTGGGATGAAAGACGGCCGGCAGACCACCCACAAATGGGAGCTGGTCGATAATTATGACCACCAGCGCGGCATCACTTCGATGGCGAAAACGACAGCACTTCCGGCGGTCATTGCCGCGAAGTGGCTCGCGGAAAACAGGATTCCGGAAAAAGGGGTCATGCCGATCGAGTCGATCGCCGTAAGGGACCGATTCGACCCGTTCCTGGATGAATTGAAGAACCTAGGCATCACAATCGATTATCAGCAATCCGTCTAA
- a CDS encoding amino acid ABC transporter permease, which produces MDAMIVIDSLPSLLKATGMTLFLSCISVLIALVIGFLTALLRIVKVKVLYQAASVYISVIRGTPLLVQIFVIYYGLPQIGISMDPITSGILALSLNAGAYLSESFRASILAVDRGQMEAAISMGMTYAQAMRRIILPQSLRIAIPTLSNSFIVLIKDTSLVSVITVTELLQMSSLLIAKTFEPLTIYLMAAAIYWVLITFFTMLLDRYEKQTSKHLVR; this is translated from the coding sequence ATGGACGCCATGATCGTAATAGATTCACTGCCTTCACTGCTGAAAGCGACTGGGATGACACTGTTCTTGAGCTGTATTTCGGTACTTATCGCCCTCGTCATCGGCTTTCTGACAGCACTGCTCCGGATTGTCAAGGTGAAGGTGCTTTACCAGGCCGCCAGCGTGTATATATCGGTCATCCGGGGAACTCCCCTTCTCGTCCAGATCTTCGTCATCTATTATGGACTTCCGCAGATCGGCATATCCATGGATCCGATAACGTCCGGGATCCTAGCACTCAGCCTGAATGCAGGTGCGTATCTGTCCGAGTCATTCCGGGCTTCGATCCTCGCGGTGGACAGAGGGCAGATGGAAGCGGCGATTTCCATGGGGATGACCTACGCCCAGGCGATGCGGCGCATCATATTGCCACAGAGTCTCAGGATTGCCATCCCGACGCTGTCCAACTCGTTCATCGTCCTCATCAAGGATACATCGCTCGTCTCCGTCATCACTGTGACGGAACTGCTGCAGATGTCGAGCCTGCTGATCGCAAAGACGTTCGAGCCGCTCACGATCTATCTGATGGCCGCTGCGATCTATTGGGTCCTCATCACGTTCTTCACAATGCTGCTGGACCGTTATGAAAAACAGACCTCAAAACATTTAGTCCGGTGA
- a CDS encoding amino acid ABC transporter ATP-binding protein: MVQVNNLKKAFGSSPVLRGIDLSVNKSEVVVIMGPSGSGKSTFLRCLTNLEQPDAGDITIGPHTIRISGRLDRSQKREIRELRKKTGFVFQSFNLFPNKTAVENVMEGPLTIRRTPPQEAKEHAEALLAKVGLAARADHYPSQLSGGQQQRVAIARALSLNPTVMLYDEPTSALDPELVREVLQVIKQLAEEGMTMIIVTHEMKFARDVADRVIFMDGGLIVEQGTPAEIFDNPQEERTRQFLTFAK; this comes from the coding sequence ATCGTACAGGTGAACAATCTGAAGAAAGCTTTCGGCAGCAGTCCGGTCCTGCGGGGGATCGATCTCTCTGTGAACAAGAGCGAGGTGGTCGTCATCATGGGGCCGAGCGGATCGGGCAAGTCGACGTTCCTCCGCTGCCTGACGAATCTGGAACAGCCGGATGCAGGCGATATTACGATCGGTCCTCATACGATCCGGATCAGCGGCAGGCTGGACCGCAGTCAGAAGAGGGAAATCAGGGAGTTGCGGAAGAAAACAGGGTTCGTCTTCCAGTCGTTCAATCTGTTTCCGAATAAGACGGCAGTCGAAAACGTCATGGAAGGTCCGCTGACGATCAGACGGACACCGCCTCAGGAAGCGAAGGAGCATGCAGAAGCGCTGCTTGCGAAGGTGGGGCTCGCCGCCCGGGCGGATCACTACCCCTCCCAGTTGTCGGGCGGCCAGCAGCAGCGTGTCGCCATCGCCCGGGCGCTGTCGCTGAACCCGACCGTCATGCTCTATGATGAACCGACATCCGCGCTCGATCCCGAGCTTGTGCGGGAAGTGCTGCAGGTCATCAAACAGCTGGCAGAGGAAGGGATGACGATGATCATCGTGACCCATGAGATGAAATTCGCAAGGGATGTGGCGGATCGCGTGATCTTCATGGACGGCGGCCTGATTGTCGAGCAGGGGACACCGGCGGAAATCTTCGATAACCCGCAGGAGGAACGGACCCGGCAGTTTTTGACGTTTGCGAAATGA
- a CDS encoding CoA transferase subunit A — protein sequence MDKLVQAKEFLNFMNNGDTVLVGGFGMSGTPLTLIDTVAASSLQDLTVISNNLGEPGKGLGLLLKKEKLLKKAVGSYFTTNRDAVRAWSDGDLEIELIPQGTLAEAVRCGGAGIGGFYTKTAVGTKLAEGKEERVISGERYLFEQAIKGDVSLIKAHKADGLGNLTYDHTGRNFNPVMATAGRIVIAEVDEIVETGELLPTEIVTPHVYVDFIVLNKYVKKDGVFVERD from the coding sequence TTGGACAAACTGGTGCAGGCGAAAGAGTTTTTGAATTTCATGAATAACGGAGACACGGTTCTCGTCGGCGGGTTCGGCATGTCGGGCACGCCGCTCACGCTCATCGATACGGTGGCGGCATCTTCGCTGCAGGACTTGACGGTCATCAGCAACAATCTGGGAGAACCGGGCAAAGGGCTTGGCCTTCTGCTGAAAAAAGAGAAGCTGCTGAAGAAAGCGGTCGGCTCGTACTTCACGACGAACCGGGATGCGGTACGGGCATGGTCCGACGGCGATCTGGAGATCGAGCTCATTCCTCAGGGGACGCTCGCGGAAGCGGTCCGCTGCGGAGGCGCGGGGATCGGCGGGTTCTATACGAAGACGGCTGTCGGGACAAAGCTTGCCGAAGGGAAAGAGGAGCGGGTGATCAGCGGCGAACGGTATCTGTTCGAACAAGCCATCAAGGGGGATGTTTCGCTCATAAAAGCCCACAAAGCGGACGGGCTTGGCAATTTGACGTACGACCATACGGGACGGAATTTCAATCCGGTCATGGCGACGGCAGGCAGGATCGTCATTGCGGAGGTGGATGAAATCGTCGAAACGGGAGAGCTGCTGCCGACTGAGATTGTGACACCGCATGTATATGTAGACTTCATCGTCCTGAACAAATATGTAAAAAAGGACGGTGTCTTCGTTGAACGGGACTGA
- a CDS encoding 3-oxoacid CoA-transferase subunit B has product MNGTERITIAKRIVRELKQGQVVNLGVGIPTLIPDYLEDKKLVLQSENGLLGMGPTPPPEEVNMDLISASKAPITMETGASLFDSSNSFAMIRGGHIDVAVLGALQVDQTGEIANWAVPGETILGVGGAMDLVAGARSIIVATRHSSKSGEPKLVKELAFPTSGIRKADLVVTEHAVFAFGEGRMQLVEILSGITMEELRRLTGAEFKIGPHGNGGASE; this is encoded by the coding sequence TTGAACGGGACTGAACGGATCACGATCGCCAAACGGATCGTCCGGGAATTGAAACAGGGACAGGTCGTCAATCTCGGTGTCGGGATCCCGACGCTGATCCCTGATTATCTCGAAGACAAGAAATTGGTGCTGCAGTCGGAAAACGGACTGCTCGGGATGGGGCCGACCCCGCCGCCGGAAGAAGTCAACATGGACCTGATCAGCGCGAGCAAGGCGCCGATCACGATGGAAACCGGTGCTTCGCTGTTCGACAGTTCGAATTCGTTTGCGATGATCCGCGGCGGTCATATCGATGTGGCGGTCCTCGGGGCGCTGCAGGTCGATCAGACAGGCGAAATCGCCAACTGGGCGGTGCCGGGCGAGACGATCCTCGGTGTCGGGGGTGCGATGGATCTCGTCGCCGGCGCCCGATCCATCATCGTCGCGACCCGTCATTCCAGCAAAAGCGGCGAGCCGAAACTGGTCAAAGAACTGGCCTTCCCGACGAGCGGGATACGCAAGGCGGATCTCGTGGTCACGGAACACGCCGTCTTTGCATTCGGAGAGGGCAGGATGCAGCTTGTCGAGATCCTGTCTGGCATTACGATGGAGGAACTGCGGCGGCTGACGGGAGCTGAGTTCAAGATTGGTCCCCACGGCAACGGAGGGGCAAGCGAATGA
- a CDS encoding 3-hydroxyacyl-CoA dehydrogenase NAD-binding domain-containing protein — protein MREVTVIGSGVMGKGIAYACAVSGFRVTLNDLNEEILSRAREEIENLMDSSFHAGFLEQEAYETAKRNLVYETDLPAAAEKADLVIEAVLENIELKIAVFRQLDAVCKPETVLATNTSTMSPTEIGAYTCRPDKVVAMHFFNPVHKMKLIEVVKGLETSDETVAFIREIATALKKEAVEVNEFPGFVTSRMNCLIGNEAMNLLMEGVASAADIDKAMKLGLNHPMGPLELADLVGLDTRLRNMEYLHKTLGEKYRPCLLLVNYVKAGRLGKKSGKGFYEYE, from the coding sequence TTGAGGGAGGTCACAGTGATTGGTTCGGGTGTGATGGGGAAAGGGATCGCCTATGCGTGTGCGGTGTCCGGTTTCCGGGTCACCCTGAATGATCTGAATGAGGAGATTTTGTCCAGAGCCAGGGAAGAGATCGAGAACCTGATGGACTCGAGTTTCCATGCGGGCTTTCTTGAGCAGGAAGCCTATGAAACTGCCAAGCGGAATCTGGTCTATGAGACGGATCTGCCGGCCGCCGCTGAAAAGGCGGACTTGGTCATCGAAGCGGTCCTTGAGAACATCGAGCTGAAGATCGCTGTCTTCCGGCAGCTGGACGCCGTCTGCAAACCGGAAACGGTGCTTGCGACCAACACGTCGACGATGAGTCCGACAGAGATCGGCGCCTACACATGCCGGCCGGACAAAGTTGTCGCCATGCACTTCTTCAACCCTGTCCATAAGATGAAACTGATCGAAGTGGTGAAAGGATTGGAGACTTCGGATGAAACGGTCGCTTTTATCCGTGAAATCGCCACGGCGCTGAAGAAAGAGGCGGTTGAAGTGAACGAGTTTCCGGGCTTCGTCACCTCCCGGATGAACTGTCTGATCGGCAATGAGGCGATGAATCTCCTGATGGAAGGGGTGGCGTCCGCAGCAGATATCGACAAGGCGATGAAACTCGGCCTGAATCATCCGATGGGCCCGCTCGAACTTGCGGATCTGGTCGGTCTCGATACGAGATTGCGCAATATGGAGTACTTGCATAAGACGCTTGGTGAAAAATATCGTCCGTGCCTGCTGCTCGTCAACTATGTGAAAGCCGGCCGTCTTGGAAAGAAGAGCGGGAAAGGGTTCTACGAGTATGAGTAA
- a CDS encoding enoyl-CoA hydratase/isomerase family protein — translation MTVEKEQGILWLTLNRPERRNALDAQMLQEIDQAFTEAEADAEVRVVVVQGAGGKSFASGADIRQLHERQALEALVPGMQGLYCKIENCSKVTVSVIAGYALGGGCELALACDIRVATENAVLGLPELNLGIIPGAGGTQRLSRIVGKGYALDMILTGRLVGGKEAERIGLVTYLADEETLSVTLAQITDAVLKKGPVAVLLAKSAVHKGYDIDAGTAMWLEKLSQAVAFGTEDKQEGTLAFLEKRPANFING, via the coding sequence GTGACGGTTGAGAAAGAACAGGGGATTCTGTGGCTGACGCTGAACCGGCCGGAACGGCGGAATGCACTGGATGCGCAAATGCTGCAGGAGATCGATCAGGCATTCACGGAAGCGGAAGCGGATGCAGAAGTCCGTGTCGTTGTGGTGCAGGGGGCGGGCGGCAAATCGTTCGCTTCCGGAGCGGATATCCGGCAGCTCCACGAACGGCAGGCGCTGGAAGCTCTCGTGCCGGGCATGCAGGGGCTGTACTGTAAAATTGAAAATTGCTCCAAAGTGACGGTCTCGGTGATTGCCGGCTATGCCCTCGGCGGCGGGTGTGAATTGGCGCTAGCGTGTGATATCCGGGTTGCGACAGAGAACGCGGTGCTCGGCCTGCCTGAACTCAATCTCGGAATCATCCCGGGCGCCGGAGGGACACAGCGTCTTTCACGGATCGTCGGAAAAGGATACGCGCTCGACATGATCCTGACCGGACGTCTCGTCGGAGGCAAAGAAGCAGAACGGATCGGGCTGGTCACGTATCTGGCGGATGAGGAAACGCTCTCCGTGACCCTTGCACAGATTACGGATGCTGTACTTAAGAAAGGACCTGTCGCTGTGCTGCTTGCGAAATCCGCAGTCCATAAGGGGTACGATATCGACGCCGGAACAGCAATGTGGCTCGAAAAATTATCCCAGGCGGTCGCCTTCGGAACGGAAGACAAACAGGAAGGGACATTGGCGTTCCTGGAAAAGCGGCCTGCGAATTTCATCAACGGATAA
- a CDS encoding acyl-CoA dehydrogenase family protein produces MDFKFSEDVLFLQESVRKFVREQVEPVAMEIEENDRIPDRIVAMSKEMGLFSLGIPEQYGGLGLDMVGKCAIYEELGKTHNGFTTLIGAHTGIGTVGIVDLGTDAQKEKFLPKMATGEWIGSFALTEPSAGSNAANLKTTAVKKGDRYVLNGSKHYITNAVDAHVFTVMAVTDSSQGARGITSFIVDKDTPGFTLGTVERKMGLRGSHSAELFFDNMEVPEENVLGKEGSGYINALKILANGRAGLAARNLGSCVRLLEHSLDYAHEREQFGQKIIDMQAVQHMLADISMQIEVLRSMTYRVAWMTDQKQRVVKEAAIAKLFASEVYNNVADLALQIHGGIGYMKDYPIERYYRDARITKIYEGTSEIQRNIIAGELKRDYAQKGL; encoded by the coding sequence ATGGATTTCAAGTTTAGCGAAGACGTCCTTTTCTTACAGGAGAGCGTCCGGAAGTTCGTCCGGGAGCAGGTGGAGCCTGTTGCGATGGAAATCGAGGAGAATGACCGCATTCCTGATCGGATCGTTGCGATGTCGAAGGAGATGGGGCTGTTCAGCCTCGGCATCCCGGAGCAATACGGGGGGCTCGGTCTCGACATGGTCGGCAAGTGTGCCATCTACGAAGAGCTCGGGAAAACGCACAACGGCTTCACCACGCTGATCGGCGCCCATACAGGGATCGGGACGGTCGGTATTGTCGACCTCGGAACTGATGCACAGAAAGAGAAATTCCTTCCGAAGATGGCGACTGGGGAATGGATCGGCTCGTTCGCACTGACCGAGCCGAGTGCCGGGTCGAATGCGGCGAACCTGAAGACGACCGCTGTGAAGAAGGGAGACCGCTACGTCCTGAACGGCTCGAAGCATTATATTACGAATGCGGTGGATGCCCATGTGTTCACAGTGATGGCCGTGACGGACAGCTCGCAGGGCGCGCGGGGGATCACGTCGTTCATCGTCGACAAGGATACGCCCGGATTCACGCTCGGTACCGTGGAGCGCAAAATGGGGCTGCGGGGCTCCCACTCCGCGGAGCTGTTCTTCGACAACATGGAGGTGCCAGAAGAGAATGTCCTCGGGAAAGAGGGATCCGGTTACATCAATGCCCTCAAAATCCTTGCGAACGGCCGGGCGGGGCTCGCTGCGCGGAACTTAGGCTCCTGTGTGCGGCTGCTTGAGCACTCGCTCGACTATGCGCATGAGCGGGAGCAATTCGGGCAGAAGATCATCGACATGCAGGCGGTCCAGCATATGCTCGCCGACATCAGCATGCAGATCGAAGTGCTGCGTTCGATGACATACCGCGTGGCGTGGATGACCGATCAGAAACAGCGTGTCGTCAAGGAAGCGGCGATTGCAAAGCTGTTCGCATCGGAAGTGTATAACAATGTCGCCGATCTTGCGCTGCAGATCCATGGAGGCATCGGCTATATGAAGGACTACCCGATTGAACGGTATTACCGGGATGCCCGGATCACGAAGATCTATGAAGGCACATCGGAAATCCAGCGCAATATCATCGCAGGCGAATTGAAACGCGATTATGCGCAAAAGGGGCTGTGA
- a CDS encoding thiolase family protein — MGNSYIVEAVRTAVGRMGGSLKDVPVDHLAEKVIREVMERTDPAIAVDEVILGQAKQSADTSNLARLAALRADLPVTVPGYTVHRQCGSGLQAIHNADQQIRLGLSDVVIAGGAESMSTAPYYIRHARYGLSAGNGLLLDPNTESQPCSQPAEVYGELTMGMTAENLADRYSISRRKQDEFALSSQLKAERAILEGRFKEEIVPLEVKSRKSSFLFETDEHPRKSTMDQLARLRAVFKDGGTVTPGNASGRNDGAAAVLMMSEEKLKAYGVQPKAKIIAQAVSGVSPVVMGIGPVTSTEKALAQAGLTIDDIDLIELNEAFAAQSLAVIEGTRMDMEKVNVNGGAIALGHPIGATGAILMTKLIYEMKRRKSKYGLVTLCIGGGQGITTIVENLQ, encoded by the coding sequence TTGGGGAATAGCTATATTGTCGAGGCGGTGCGGACGGCGGTCGGTCGGATGGGCGGTTCACTGAAAGATGTCCCGGTCGATCACCTTGCCGAAAAGGTGATCCGGGAAGTGATGGAACGGACCGATCCGGCGATTGCGGTGGACGAAGTTATCCTCGGACAGGCGAAACAGAGTGCAGACACATCGAATCTGGCCCGGCTCGCTGCATTGCGAGCCGATTTGCCGGTGACGGTGCCGGGGTATACCGTCCACCGGCAATGCGGGTCAGGACTCCAGGCCATCCATAATGCCGACCAGCAGATCCGGCTCGGTCTGTCGGACGTCGTCATCGCGGGCGGAGCGGAGAGCATGAGCACCGCGCCGTATTACATCCGCCATGCACGGTATGGGCTGTCGGCGGGGAACGGGCTGCTGCTGGACCCGAATACGGAGAGCCAGCCATGCTCCCAGCCTGCTGAAGTATACGGGGAGCTGACGATGGGCATGACGGCGGAAAATCTGGCGGACCGGTATTCGATCTCGCGCCGAAAGCAGGACGAGTTTGCGCTGAGCAGCCAGCTGAAAGCGGAACGTGCGATCCTCGAGGGACGGTTCAAGGAGGAAATCGTTCCATTAGAAGTGAAAAGCAGGAAAAGCAGTTTCCTATTTGAGACGGATGAACATCCGAGGAAGTCGACAATGGACCAGCTGGCCAGACTGCGGGCTGTCTTCAAGGACGGCGGGACGGTGACGCCGGGCAATGCGAGCGGAAGGAATGACGGAGCCGCCGCCGTCCTGATGATGTCGGAAGAGAAATTGAAAGCGTACGGCGTCCAGCCGAAAGCGAAGATCATCGCCCAGGCGGTGAGCGGCGTGTCACCGGTCGTGATGGGGATCGGTCCGGTCACGTCCACCGAGAAGGCGCTGGCGCAAGCCGGGCTGACCATCGATGATATCGATCTGATTGAGCTGAACGAAGCATTTGCCGCGCAGTCACTCGCGGTCATTGAAGGGACCCGCATGGACATGGAAAAGGTGAACGTCAATGGCGGAGCGATCGCGCTCGGCCATCCGATCGGGGCGACGGGCGCCATCCTGATGACGAAATTGATCTATGAGATGAAACGCAGGAAATCGAAATACGGCCTCGTGACACTCTGTATCGGCGGCGGTCAGGGAATTACGACGATCGTCGAAAACTTGCAGTGA